In a genomic window of Gloeocapsopsis dulcis:
- a CDS encoding DUF3177 family protein: protein MQNEVWLRPLIWMDYRLAVLFTVLIPLILLAWAFVQKAEAIQRLLTIYWRVSSLLAITVYLLIAALPVGYISGTIARILIPIALWFWIDLNEEIDDQPKGALKLTFNSWRWAVTIYSVLGAIASIPFIQCAFSREALATPLCTILREPPLLFREYFHANSTPQFLGFLGVVGLIFYVVCLSYFVLFKLGKQGRSALPQ, encoded by the coding sequence ATGCAAAATGAAGTTTGGTTACGTCCTCTCATTTGGATGGACTACCGTTTAGCCGTACTATTTACAGTCCTTATTCCTTTGATTTTACTCGCATGGGCATTTGTCCAGAAAGCTGAGGCAATTCAGCGCTTATTAACAATTTATTGGCGTGTGTCAAGCCTACTTGCTATCACTGTTTACCTCCTGATTGCAGCACTACCAGTAGGATATATATCAGGGACAATCGCTCGCATTTTGATTCCTATTGCACTGTGGTTTTGGATAGACCTGAATGAAGAAATTGACGATCAACCCAAAGGAGCATTGAAGCTCACGTTTAATTCTTGGCGCTGGGCTGTGACTATATATAGTGTATTGGGCGCGATCGCTAGCATACCCTTTATCCAATGTGCTTTTTCTAGAGAAGCACTGGCTACTCCTTTGTGCACAATATTGCGAGAACCACCTTTACTTTTTAGAGAGTACTTTCATGCTAACTCCACCCCTCAGTTCCTTGGCTTTTTAGGCGTAGTTGGCTTAATCTTTTATGTCGTTTGCTTAAGCTATTTTGTTTTGTTTAAATTGGGCAAGCAAGGACGTTCTGCTTTACCCCAGTAA
- the rpmC gene encoding 50S ribosomal protein L29: MPLPKISEARNLSDEELVAQITALKKQLFQLRLQKATRQLDKPHQFKHARHQLAQLLTVEHERKAAAQSSQSGAEE, from the coding sequence ATGCCACTTCCTAAAATTTCCGAAGCAAGAAACTTAAGTGATGAAGAACTAGTTGCCCAAATCACCGCGCTGAAGAAGCAACTATTTCAACTGCGTCTCCAAAAAGCTACGCGACAGTTGGACAAGCCACATCAGTTTAAGCACGCTAGGCATCAACTAGCACAATTACTCACCGTGGAACACGAAAGAAAAGCAGCAGCACAATCATCTCAGTCTGGTGCAGAAGAATAG
- the rplC gene encoding 50S ribosomal protein L3 codes for MAVGILGTKLGMTQVFDEAGKAIPVTVVQAGPCTVTQVKTKDTDGYTAIQVGYKQVSPKALNKPLLGHLAKSSAPSLRHLREYHLDNPSEYDLGQEIKADIFTSGQMVNVIGTSIGRGFAGNQRRHNFGRGPMSHGSKNHRLPGSIGAGTTPGRVYPGKKMAGRLGGKRVTVPQLTVVQVDPERNLLLIKGTVPGKPGALLNIVPARR; via the coding sequence GTGGCTGTAGGTATCCTCGGCACAAAGCTGGGCATGACCCAAGTGTTTGACGAGGCAGGAAAAGCAATTCCTGTAACTGTAGTTCAAGCCGGTCCATGCACAGTTACCCAAGTCAAAACAAAAGACACAGATGGCTATACTGCCATCCAAGTTGGCTATAAACAAGTAAGCCCCAAAGCACTAAATAAACCGCTTCTGGGTCATCTTGCTAAATCATCAGCTCCATCTTTGCGCCATCTGCGAGAGTATCACTTAGATAATCCAAGTGAATACGATCTAGGTCAAGAAATTAAAGCAGATATCTTTACTTCTGGACAGATGGTCAATGTCATTGGTACAAGCATTGGTCGTGGTTTTGCTGGTAATCAAAGACGGCATAACTTTGGTCGTGGACCAATGTCTCATGGTTCTAAAAACCATCGATTACCTGGTTCAATCGGTGCAGGTACAACTCCAGGACGCGTTTATCCTGGCAAAAAGATGGCAGGTCGTTTGGGCGGAAAGCGCGTGACAGTTCCTCAACTGACAGTAGTACAGGTAGATCCAGAACGTAACTTACTACTTATTAAAGGCACAGTTCCAGGCAAGCCTGGTGCTTTATTAAACATTGTGCCAGCACGGAGGTAG
- the rplP gene encoding 50S ribosomal protein L16, whose amino-acid sequence MLSPRRTKFRKQQRGRMEGIATRGNNLNFGDFGLQALEPAWITSRQIEASRRAMTRYIRRGGKIWIRIFPDKPVTMRAAETRMGSGKGSPEYWVAVVKPGRILFEIAGVPEATAREAMRLAMYKLPIKTKFVVRSEEEV is encoded by the coding sequence ATGCTAAGTCCTAGAAGAACAAAATTCCGCAAACAACAGCGCGGACGAATGGAAGGAATCGCCACCCGAGGTAATAACCTTAATTTTGGTGATTTTGGTCTCCAAGCTTTAGAACCTGCTTGGATCACTTCGCGTCAAATCGAAGCTTCACGTCGGGCAATGACTCGCTATATTCGTCGTGGTGGCAAAATCTGGATTCGTATTTTTCCTGATAAGCCTGTCACTATGCGCGCAGCTGAAACTCGGATGGGTTCGGGTAAAGGTTCTCCAGAATACTGGGTAGCAGTTGTGAAGCCAGGACGAATTTTATTTGAAATCGCGGGTGTACCTGAAGCAACAGCACGGGAAGCCATGCGCTTGGCAATGTACAAGCTACCAATTAAAACTAAGTTTGTTGTGCGTTCAGAGGAGGAGGTTTAG
- a CDS encoding (2Fe-2S) ferredoxin domain-containing protein: MSNTFSDKRSQSQQYNPSSRCVMVCQNRTCRKQGAAKVLAAFQSHPVAGIDVISSHCLGQCGNGPMVLVLPEQVWYSRVQPAEVPAVVERHLLGGYPVVAMLYSP, encoded by the coding sequence ATGTCGAACACATTTTCTGACAAGCGATCGCAGTCTCAACAATACAATCCCTCTTCTAGATGCGTCATGGTGTGCCAAAATCGCACTTGTCGTAAACAAGGCGCGGCAAAAGTACTTGCTGCTTTTCAATCTCATCCAGTTGCAGGGATTGATGTTATTAGCAGTCACTGCCTAGGACAGTGCGGTAATGGACCTATGGTACTAGTGTTACCTGAGCAAGTTTGGTATAGTCGCGTTCAGCCTGCTGAAGTACCAGCAGTAGTAGAAAGGCATCTTCTGGGCGGATATCCTGTAGTAGCGATGCTTTACTCTCCTTGA
- the rplV gene encoding 50S ribosomal protein L22, translated as MASDTKEVKASARYIRMSPYKVRRVLDQIRGRSYREALIILEFMPYRACDPILKVLRSAVANAEHNVGLDPAGLKITQAYADQGPVLKRFQPRAQGRAYQIRKPTCHITVAVAADAALAAES; from the coding sequence ATGGCTAGTGATACTAAAGAAGTAAAAGCAAGCGCGCGTTACATTCGGATGTCTCCCTACAAAGTACGTCGCGTTCTCGATCAAATTCGCGGGCGTTCGTACCGAGAAGCGTTGATTATCCTTGAATTCATGCCCTACAGAGCCTGCGATCCGATCCTCAAAGTGCTCAGAAGTGCAGTGGCTAATGCTGAACATAACGTTGGCTTAGATCCGGCAGGGCTAAAAATCACTCAAGCTTATGCAGATCAAGGACCAGTGCTGAAGCGTTTTCAACCAAGAGCACAAGGTCGAGCTTACCAAATTCGTAAGCCTACGTGTCACATCACAGTGGCGGTTGCTGCAGATGCAGCATTAGCAGCAGAAAGTTAG
- a CDS encoding 50S ribosomal protein L23: protein MPKIDRRSLPDLVRRPILTEKATRLMEENKFTFEVTPQATKPDIKAAIEDLFQVKVVQVNTQQQPRKQRRVGRFIGFKSQYKKAIVTVATGEEDKIRKVLFPDV from the coding sequence GTGCCTAAGATTGATCGGCGATCGCTACCTGATTTAGTGCGACGCCCCATACTAACCGAAAAGGCGACTCGGCTGATGGAGGAAAACAAATTCACATTTGAAGTGACTCCTCAAGCAACTAAACCGGACATCAAAGCAGCAATCGAAGACTTGTTTCAAGTCAAAGTTGTTCAGGTAAACACTCAGCAACAGCCACGTAAGCAACGTCGAGTAGGTAGATTTATAGGCTTTAAGTCTCAATACAAAAAAGCGATTGTCACGGTGGCGACTGGGGAAGAAGACAAAATTAGAAAAGTCCTGTTTCCAGATGTTTAG
- the rpsQ gene encoding 30S ribosomal protein S17 — protein sequence MAIKERVGVVVSDKMAKTVVVAVENRASHPKYGKIVVQTRRYKAHDEANECKEGDRVRIQESRPLSRTKRWVVKEILSSATTS from the coding sequence ATGGCAATCAAAGAAAGAGTTGGCGTTGTGGTCAGCGACAAAATGGCAAAAACGGTGGTCGTCGCCGTTGAAAACCGCGCTTCTCATCCCAAATACGGAAAAATCGTCGTCCAAACGCGGCGCTACAAAGCTCACGACGAAGCAAATGAATGTAAAGAAGGCGATCGCGTCCGCATTCAAGAAAGTAGACCTCTCAGCCGCACAAAACGCTGGGTGGTTAAAGAAATCCTCAGTAGTGCCACTACTAGCTAG
- the glmM gene encoding phosphoglucosamine mutase, with product MVSSPVGIHNVANTESAQLASPQTAVGYQPSAIALPNSPLFGTDGIRGRVGDLLTASLALQVGFWAGVVLRQNSQNLGPVIVGQDSRNSSDMLAMAVASGLASSGLEVWHLGLCPTPCVAYLTSVTDAVGGVMISASHNPPADNGIKFFGADGAKLPQSWQTEIEAGVRSQTNLCISQNAWGRSYLRSDLVQNYTESLKQPLLHNRDIAGMRIVLDLAWGAAVNLAPAVFRDLGAEVICLHDRANGDRINVECGSTCLTSLQAAVGEHHATLGFAFDGDADRVLAVDDQGRPVDGDYILYLWGKALQTRQQLPENLIISTVMANLGFERAWEKIGGRMIRTPVGDQYVQAEMVRTGGMLGGEQSGHILCRHYGITGDGLLTALHIAALVQYAGVSLSEMVSQSFATYPQVLRNVRVEDRDRRMNWNQCTALQQAIAQAEAAMGNQGRILVRASGTEPVIRVMVEAASADLTQYWSENLVLAVQQYLNP from the coding sequence ATGGTCTCGTCTCCTGTTGGTATTCACAATGTGGCAAACACAGAATCTGCTCAGTTAGCATCACCGCAAACAGCAGTAGGTTATCAACCATCAGCGATCGCTCTACCAAATTCTCCTTTATTTGGCACGGATGGTATCCGTGGACGAGTTGGAGATTTACTTACTGCATCCTTAGCGTTGCAAGTGGGTTTCTGGGCTGGAGTTGTGCTGCGTCAAAATTCTCAAAATTTAGGACCAGTTATTGTTGGGCAGGATTCGCGTAATTCTAGCGATATGCTAGCAATGGCAGTTGCCTCTGGTTTAGCTTCTTCTGGGCTAGAAGTGTGGCATTTGGGCTTATGTCCTACGCCTTGTGTTGCCTACTTGACAAGTGTCACCGATGCTGTAGGTGGAGTAATGATTTCTGCCAGCCACAATCCACCAGCAGATAACGGCATTAAGTTTTTTGGTGCAGATGGTGCAAAGTTACCTCAATCTTGGCAAACCGAAATTGAAGCAGGAGTACGTAGTCAGACGAACCTTTGTATTAGCCAAAATGCTTGGGGGCGTTCTTATCTGCGTTCAGATTTAGTGCAAAATTACACCGAGTCACTCAAACAACCCTTGCTACACAACCGTGACATTGCTGGCATGCGCATTGTACTGGATCTAGCATGGGGTGCAGCAGTAAACCTTGCACCTGCCGTATTTCGAGATCTGGGTGCGGAAGTCATTTGTTTACACGATCGCGCCAATGGCGATCGCATCAATGTAGAGTGTGGTTCTACCTGTTTAACAAGCTTACAAGCCGCTGTAGGAGAACATCATGCTACGCTAGGTTTTGCATTCGACGGTGATGCAGATCGAGTTCTTGCTGTTGACGACCAAGGTAGACCTGTTGATGGAGATTACATTCTCTACCTGTGGGGTAAAGCTCTACAAACAAGGCAACAACTCCCAGAGAACTTGATTATTTCCACAGTTATGGCAAATCTTGGCTTCGAGCGTGCTTGGGAGAAAATTGGTGGTAGAATGATTCGTACTCCAGTAGGCGATCAGTACGTGCAAGCGGAAATGGTTCGGACTGGAGGAATGCTAGGTGGTGAGCAATCAGGGCATATTCTCTGTCGTCACTACGGTATTACAGGTGATGGCTTGTTAACAGCTTTGCATATTGCAGCTTTAGTTCAATATGCAGGAGTATCTTTGTCAGAAATGGTCAGCCAAAGCTTTGCTACTTATCCTCAGGTGTTACGTAATGTTCGCGTAGAAGACCGCGATCGCCGCATGAATTGGAATCAGTGTACAGCTCTACAGCAAGCGATCGCCCAAGCTGAAGCTGCCATGGGCAACCAAGGACGAATTCTTGTGCGCGCCTCTGGTACTGAACCAGTGATTCGCGTTATGGTCGAAGCTGCTAGTGCTGATCTGACTCAGTATTGGTCTGAAAACTTAGTACTTGCAGTCCAACAATACCTTAATCCTTAA
- a CDS encoding cysteine synthase A, producing the protein MDIKNGFVGTVGNTPLIRLKRFSEETGCDILGKAEFLNPGGSVKDRAALYIIKDAEEKGLLKPGGTVVEGTAGNTGIGLAHICNAKGYKCLIVIPETQSQEKMDALRTLGAEVRPVPAVSYKDPNNYVKLSGRIASEMENAIWANQFDNLANRQAHYETTGFEIWQQTDGKVDAWITSTGTGGTLAGVAMFLKEKNPAIKTVLADPMGSALYSYIKTGETKSEGSSITEGIGNSRVTANMEGAPIDDAIRIEDPECIRVVYQLLGEEGIFVGGSSGINVAAAVTLAKQMGPGHTIVTILCDSGGRYQSRLFNQEWLAAQGLSPT; encoded by the coding sequence GTGGATATTAAAAATGGTTTTGTCGGTACTGTTGGTAACACACCACTGATTCGGTTAAAACGCTTCAGTGAAGAAACAGGGTGTGACATTCTTGGTAAAGCAGAGTTTCTCAATCCTGGTGGTTCTGTCAAAGATCGGGCAGCACTTTATATTATCAAAGATGCAGAAGAAAAAGGATTACTCAAACCTGGTGGTACTGTTGTTGAAGGAACTGCTGGCAATACTGGTATTGGTTTAGCCCATATATGTAACGCTAAAGGCTATAAATGTCTGATTGTGATTCCTGAAACTCAATCGCAAGAGAAAATGGATGCTTTAAGAACCTTGGGTGCAGAAGTGCGTCCAGTACCAGCTGTGTCATACAAAGATCCAAACAATTACGTAAAACTCTCTGGTAGAATTGCCTCAGAGATGGAAAATGCTATCTGGGCAAATCAGTTCGATAATTTAGCAAACCGTCAAGCTCATTACGAAACTACGGGATTTGAAATTTGGCAGCAAACCGATGGTAAGGTCGATGCTTGGATAACTTCGACTGGGACTGGTGGAACTTTAGCTGGTGTTGCCATGTTTCTCAAAGAGAAAAACCCAGCGATTAAAACTGTTTTAGCCGATCCTATGGGTAGTGCTCTGTATAGTTACATTAAAACTGGTGAAACTAAAAGTGAAGGTAGTTCGATTACCGAAGGTATTGGTAACAGTCGTGTAACTGCAAATATGGAAGGTGCGCCAATTGACGACGCCATCAGAATTGAAGATCCTGAGTGTATCCGTGTTGTTTATCAATTACTGGGCGAAGAAGGGATTTTTGTCGGTGGTTCTTCTGGAATTAATGTTGCAGCAGCAGTGACTCTTGCTAAACAAATGGGTCCAGGACACACAATAGTCACAATTCTCTGTGATAGTGGAGGGCGTTATCAATCACGACTCTTTAATCAGGAATGGCTAGCGGCACAAGGGCTATCACCCACTTAA
- the rplB gene encoding 50S ribosomal protein L2 — MGTRSYRPYTPSTRQRIVSDFNEITKTEPERSLTSSVHRAKGRNNRGVITSRRRGGGHKRLYRVIDFKRNKHNIPAKVAAIEYDPNRNARIALLYYQDGEKRYIIHPNGLKVGQTVLSGPDAPFEDGNALPLSRIPLGTTVHNVELYPGRGAQIVRAAGASAQVVAKEGNYVTLKLPSGEVRLVRRECYATIGQVGNVDVRNLSSGKAGRNRWKGRRPKVRGSVMNPVDHPHGGGEGRAPIGRPGPVTPWGKPTLGAKTRKPKKASNALIIRRRRKSSKRGRGGRES; from the coding sequence ATGGGTACACGTTCCTATCGACCATATACACCCAGTACGCGCCAGCGTATTGTCTCTGACTTTAATGAAATTACTAAAACTGAACCAGAGCGATCGCTAACAAGCTCAGTTCACCGCGCCAAAGGTCGGAACAATCGGGGTGTCATTACTAGCCGTCGCCGAGGTGGCGGACACAAGCGTTTATATCGAGTCATCGACTTTAAACGCAACAAACACAATATTCCTGCCAAAGTTGCCGCGATTGAGTACGATCCCAACCGTAATGCTAGGATTGCTCTGCTGTACTACCAAGACGGAGAAAAACGGTACATTATCCACCCCAATGGCTTGAAAGTGGGACAAACCGTGCTCTCTGGTCCAGATGCACCCTTTGAAGATGGTAATGCTCTCCCACTGAGCAGAATTCCCCTAGGAACAACAGTTCACAACGTTGAACTATATCCTGGTCGTGGTGCTCAGATTGTTCGTGCTGCAGGTGCTAGCGCGCAAGTAGTTGCCAAAGAAGGTAACTACGTTACACTCAAGCTTCCTTCAGGTGAAGTCCGCCTTGTGCGTCGCGAATGCTACGCCACGATTGGGCAAGTAGGCAACGTTGATGTGCGGAACCTTAGCTCAGGAAAAGCGGGACGGAATCGTTGGAAAGGACGGCGACCCAAGGTCAGAGGTAGTGTGATGAACCCAGTCGATCACCCGCATGGTGGTGGTGAGGGTAGAGCACCAATTGGCAGACCAGGACCTGTGACGCCATGGGGTAAACCAACCCTGGGAGCTAAAACACGTAAGCCCAAGAAAGCTAGCAATGCTCTGATCATTCGCCGTCGTCGTAAATCTTCCAAACGCGGTCGCGGTGGCAGAGAATCATAA
- the rplD gene encoding 50S ribosomal protein L4: MVDCVVKNWQGDEVGQATLDLRVANENSAAHIVHRALVRQMTNARQGTASAKTRAEVRGGGRKPWRQKGTGRARAGSIRSPLWRGGGIIFGPKPRDYEIKMNRKERRLALRTALTSRSADMVVVEDFATELPRPKTKDLLAAIARWGIDPETKVLLILPELVETVYLSARNAAQLKLIAADQLNVYDLLNADRIVTTVAAIEKIQEVYGA, translated from the coding sequence ATGGTAGATTGTGTAGTAAAAAACTGGCAAGGAGACGAGGTAGGGCAAGCAACACTAGATTTGCGAGTTGCCAACGAAAATAGTGCTGCTCATATTGTCCACCGAGCCTTGGTACGGCAAATGACAAATGCCAGACAGGGTACAGCAAGTGCTAAAACTCGTGCAGAAGTACGTGGCGGTGGTCGCAAACCTTGGCGGCAGAAAGGAACAGGTCGCGCGCGTGCTGGCTCAATCCGTTCTCCACTGTGGCGGGGTGGTGGCATCATCTTTGGTCCAAAACCAAGAGATTATGAGATCAAGATGAATCGTAAAGAGCGGCGGTTAGCTTTACGTACAGCTTTGACAAGCCGATCTGCGGACATGGTAGTAGTAGAAGACTTCGCAACTGAGCTACCAAGACCAAAGACAAAAGACCTCTTAGCAGCGATCGCGCGTTGGGGAATTGACCCAGAAACAAAGGTGCTCTTGATTCTACCTGAACTTGTAGAAACAGTTTACTTGTCAGCACGAAACGCTGCTCAACTCAAGTTAATTGCTGCTGATCAGTTAAATGTTTACGACCTATTAAATGCTGACCGGATCGTAACTACAGTAGCTGCCATTGAAAAGATTCAGGAGGTCTACGGTGCCTAA
- the rpsC gene encoding 30S ribosomal protein S3: MGQKIHPIGFRLGVTQEHQSRWFAEPGRYPEILKEDHKLRNYVEQKLGRLAQNNNAGISEVRIERKADQIDLEVRTARPGVVVGRGGTGIESLRTGLQELLGGNRQIRINVVEVQQVDADAYLIAEYIAQQLERRVSFRRVVRQTIQRAQKAGIQGIRIQVSGRLNGAEIARTEWTREGRVPLHTLRADIDYAYTTARTIYGILGIKVWIFKGEIIPGQEPAQTPTTTQPRRRQPQQRRRQQFEDRSNEE; the protein is encoded by the coding sequence GTGGGACAAAAAATTCATCCAATCGGGTTTCGCTTAGGAGTTACCCAAGAACATCAATCGCGATGGTTTGCTGAACCAGGGCGTTACCCTGAGATCCTGAAAGAAGATCATAAACTACGCAATTACGTCGAGCAAAAGCTGGGCAGATTAGCGCAAAACAACAACGCAGGGATTTCTGAAGTACGGATTGAGCGTAAGGCAGATCAAATCGACCTCGAAGTACGCACAGCTCGTCCTGGAGTCGTTGTCGGTCGTGGCGGTACAGGAATTGAATCACTCCGCACAGGATTACAAGAATTACTTGGCGGGAACCGTCAAATTCGCATCAATGTTGTCGAAGTACAGCAAGTTGATGCTGATGCTTATCTGATTGCTGAGTATATTGCACAGCAGCTAGAACGCCGTGTTTCCTTCCGACGCGTCGTCCGGCAAACGATTCAACGCGCTCAAAAAGCTGGTATCCAAGGTATCCGGATTCAAGTCAGCGGTCGGCTCAACGGTGCAGAAATTGCCCGTACTGAGTGGACTCGTGAAGGCAGAGTACCGCTACATACATTACGAGCGGACATTGACTATGCCTATACGACTGCGCGAACCATCTATGGAATTCTTGGGATCAAAGTGTGGATCTTTAAAGGAGAAATTATTCCTGGACAAGAGCCAGCCCAAACACCAACAACAACTCAACCACGCCGTCGCCAACCACAGCAGCGCCGTCGTCAGCAGTTTGAAGACCGTTCCAACGAAGAATAA
- a CDS encoding peroxiredoxin — MALRLGDTVPNFKQASTAGEIDFYEWAGDSWVILFSHPKDFTPVCTTELGEVARLKPEFDKRNVKALALSVDDVDSHKGWVGDIEETQNVGLNYPILADPDKKVSDLYDMIHPNANDTLTVRSVFIIDPNKKLRLNFTYPASTGRNFDEILRVVDSLQLTDNYSVATPANWKDGDDCVIVPSIKDPDEIKQKFPKGHTELKPYLRMTPQPNK, encoded by the coding sequence ATGGCTCTTCGACTAGGTGACACAGTACCAAACTTTAAGCAAGCTTCTACTGCTGGAGAAATCGATTTTTACGAGTGGGCTGGCGACAGCTGGGTGATCTTATTTTCTCACCCTAAAGACTTTACTCCAGTTTGCACTACAGAACTTGGTGAAGTTGCTCGTCTCAAACCAGAGTTTGACAAGCGCAATGTTAAAGCACTAGCCCTTAGTGTTGACGACGTAGATTCTCACAAAGGTTGGGTTGGGGACATTGAAGAAACCCAAAACGTTGGTCTGAATTATCCCATCTTGGCAGATCCAGACAAAAAGGTTTCTGATCTGTATGACATGATTCATCCCAATGCCAACGATACTCTGACAGTACGCTCAGTCTTCATTATTGACCCAAACAAAAAGCTGCGTCTCAACTTTACTTACCCTGCTAGTACTGGACGCAATTTTGATGAAATTTTGCGCGTTGTAGATTCACTGCAACTTACAGATAACTATAGCGTGGCTACTCCAGCAAACTGGAAAGATGGCGATGACTGCGTGATTGTTCCTTCGATCAAAGATCCAGACGAAATCAAGCAAAAATTCCCCAAAGGTCATACCGAACTTAAACCTTACTTGCGGATGACTCCCCAACCAAATAAATAA
- a CDS encoding NAD(P)H-quinone oxidoreductase subunit N, which translates to MALIITGNKFIKDLEKSGALGVYVPLEGGFEGRYQRRLRAAGYVTLHITARSLGDVAAYLTKVHGVRPPHLGKKSIGKGAAVGSVYYAPPIVTYHLQQLPPKSKGLVLWMIEGHLLSSQEIEYLANLANLEPRVKVVLERGGDRYFRWTPLKETLPNSYQSA; encoded by the coding sequence ATGGCACTAATTATTACTGGCAATAAATTTATTAAAGACTTAGAAAAGTCTGGTGCGCTTGGTGTTTACGTACCACTAGAGGGAGGTTTTGAAGGTCGCTATCAACGCCGACTACGAGCAGCAGGATATGTTACCTTACACATTACAGCTCGGTCTTTGGGTGATGTAGCAGCATATTTGACTAAAGTTCACGGGGTACGACCTCCGCACCTAGGCAAAAAAAGTATTGGCAAAGGTGCAGCAGTAGGAAGCGTTTACTACGCACCACCAATAGTGACGTACCATCTACAACAACTACCGCCAAAATCAAAAGGATTAGTTCTGTGGATGATTGAAGGTCATTTGCTTTCTAGTCAAGAGATTGAATATTTAGCAAATCTAGCAAACTTAGAACCACGGGTAAAAGTTGTCCTAGAAAGAGGTGGCGATCGCTATTTTCGCTGGACACCATTGAAAGAAACACTACCAAATAGCTATCAGAGTGCATAG
- the rpsS gene encoding 30S ribosomal protein S19: protein MGRSLKKGPFVADSLLSKIEKLNTKGEKQVIKTWSRASTILPQMVGHTIAVHNGRQHVPVFINEQMVGHKLGEFAPTRTFRGHAKSDKKAGR, encoded by the coding sequence ATGGGTCGTTCTCTAAAAAAAGGTCCTTTTGTTGCTGATAGTTTGCTCAGCAAAATCGAAAAGCTAAATACAAAAGGCGAAAAACAAGTGATCAAAACCTGGTCGCGAGCATCTACTATTTTGCCTCAAATGGTTGGTCATACAATCGCTGTCCACAATGGACGGCAACACGTGCCAGTCTTCATCAATGAGCAAATGGTAGGACATAAACTCGGTGAGTTTGCTCCGACACGTACCTTTCGCGGTCATGCCAAAAGCGATAAGAAAGCAGGGAGATAA
- a CDS encoding YgfZ/GcvT domain-containing protein, producing MQQLRNIQVKTGAKFAGNTQDIEVPVSFGNDVAGLQASQEEIVVCDRSHWGRIQVSDEERLRFLHNQSTNDFQQLKPGQGCDTVFITSTARTIDLVTAYVTEEAVLLLVSPNRRKFLMEWLDRYIFFADKVQLKDITDETAAFSLIGPKSDAVLEQLGASAIINQPYAHHTLVNIGSEVRVTVGSGLALPGYTLIVPVAAAANVWNSIVQAGVKPIGDRVWEQLRILQGRPTPEKELTEDYNPLEAGLWHSISFDKGCYIGQETIARLNTYKGVKQHLWGIRLDSQVEPGGVITVGDEKVGRLTSCTATEQGYFGLGYIRNKAGGIGLRVEIGDTRGEIVDVPFLTHEYYQGE from the coding sequence ATGCAGCAACTGCGGAATATTCAGGTAAAAACTGGAGCAAAGTTTGCTGGAAATACACAAGATATTGAGGTCCCTGTAAGTTTTGGCAATGATGTAGCTGGACTCCAGGCTTCTCAAGAGGAAATTGTTGTATGCGATCGCTCACACTGGGGACGAATTCAAGTTAGTGATGAGGAACGCCTGCGATTTTTGCATAACCAAAGTACCAATGATTTTCAGCAACTCAAGCCAGGACAGGGTTGCGACACCGTCTTTATTACTTCTACGGCACGAACAATTGATTTAGTCACAGCTTACGTTACTGAAGAAGCAGTTTTGTTACTTGTTTCACCAAATCGCCGCAAGTTTCTGATGGAGTGGCTAGACCGCTATATCTTTTTTGCTGATAAAGTGCAGTTAAAAGACATTACAGATGAAACAGCAGCATTTAGTTTAATTGGACCAAAAAGTGATGCAGTTCTAGAGCAATTGGGAGCAAGTGCGATTATCAATCAGCCGTATGCACATCACACATTAGTAAATATAGGAAGTGAGGTGCGCGTTACAGTGGGTAGTGGTTTGGCGCTACCAGGGTACACATTGATTGTTCCTGTTGCAGCTGCGGCAAATGTGTGGAATAGTATTGTGCAAGCTGGAGTAAAGCCGATAGGCGATCGCGTTTGGGAACAGCTACGCATCTTACAAGGTCGTCCAACACCCGAAAAAGAACTTACCGAAGACTATAATCCCCTAGAAGCAGGATTATGGCACTCTATTTCCTTCGATAAAGGATGCTACATCGGACAAGAGACTATTGCCCGCCTCAATACCTACAAAGGAGTCAAGCAACATCTGTGGGGTATCCGCCTCGACTCGCAGGTTGAACCTGGAGGTGTAATTACAGTAGGAGACGAAAAAGTTGGTAGGTTGACTAGTTGTACTGCTACTGAGCAAGGTTACTTTGGATTGGGTTACATTCGCAACAAAGCAGGCGGAATTGGCTTAAGAGTAGAAATAGGAGACACTAGGGGAGAAATAGTGGATGTTCCCTTTCTGACTCATGAATACTATCAAGGAGAGTAA